A window of the Eubacterium sp. 1001713B170207_170306_E7 genome harbors these coding sequences:
- a CDS encoding Gfo/Idh/MocA family oxidoreductase, which produces MNYALIGCGRIATNHIQAVLNNNLNLVAVCDAIPDHMESLLAKHGLEKDISIRRYTDYKKMIEENPLDLIGIATESGLHEEIALYCIRHGIHVIIEKPMAMSIAGADAIIRAAAENKIKVSACHQNRFNIAVQKMRGAVEKGRFGRVSHGSIHVRWNRNQDYYTQAPWRGTWAQDGGCLMNQCIHGIDLLRWMMGDEIDTVYGVTRQQFHNYLEAEDIGMAVVQFKNGAVATIEGTTNVYPQNLEETLYLFGEKGTVKLGGKSTNAIDVWDLADADDHENTENNGFHEATSNVYGNGHTSLYRDVIEAIEQDRAPYVDAQAGKNALELVLAIYQSAAEGTVVKLPLNNCCSTDFEGRFNFPYRIEKRKYDD; this is translated from the coding sequence ATGAACTACGCACTCATCGGCTGTGGCCGCATCGCGACCAATCATATCCAAGCCGTATTAAATAACAATCTGAACCTCGTGGCCGTCTGTGACGCCATCCCCGACCACATGGAGAGCCTGCTGGCAAAGCATGGCCTTGAAAAAGACATCAGTATCCGGCGTTACACGGACTATAAAAAAATGATCGAAGAGAACCCCCTCGACCTAATCGGCATTGCCACCGAAAGCGGCCTGCACGAGGAGATCGCCCTGTACTGCATCCGACACGGCATTCACGTGATCATCGAAAAGCCCATGGCCATGAGCATTGCCGGTGCCGATGCCATCATCAGGGCGGCTGCAGAAAACAAGATAAAGGTCTCCGCCTGCCACCAGAACCGTTTTAACATCGCCGTGCAGAAAATGCGGGGCGCGGTGGAGAAAGGGCGCTTTGGCCGAGTCTCACACGGCTCCATCCATGTGCGCTGGAACCGGAATCAGGACTATTACACCCAGGCGCCCTGGCGCGGCACCTGGGCTCAGGACGGGGGCTGTCTGATGAACCAGTGCATCCACGGCATCGACCTGCTGCGCTGGATGATGGGGGACGAAATCGACACAGTTTATGGCGTGACCAGGCAGCAGTTCCACAACTATCTGGAGGCAGAGGACATTGGCATGGCCGTGGTTCAGTTTAAAAACGGCGCTGTGGCCACCATCGAAGGCACCACCAACGTTTATCCCCAGAATCTGGAAGAGACACTGTACCTTTTTGGGGAAAAGGGCACCGTCAAGCTTGGCGGCAAGTCCACCAACGCCATTGACGTCTGGGATCTGGCCGACGCCGATGATCATGAAAACACTGAAAACAACGGCTTTCACGAAGCGACAAGTAATGTCTACGGCAACGGGCACACCAGCCTGTACCGGGATGTGATCGAAGCCATCGAGCAGGACCGGGCGCCCTATGTGGATGCCCAGGCCGGAAAAAATGCTCTGGAGCTGGTGCTGGCCATCTACCAGTCCGCGGCAGAGGGAACGGTCGTGAAACTGCCTCTTAACAATTGCTGTAGTACTGACTTTGAGGGAAGATTTAATTTCCCTTACAGAATAGAAAAAAGGAAATATGATGATTGA
- a CDS encoding nucleotide sugar dehydrogenase: protein MEIKQELINKITKKQIKVGVIGLGYVGLPLAVEKAKAGFKTIGFDVQEEKVKMVNEGHNYIGDVIDDDLKELVNSGMLSATTDFSFIKDADFIAICVPTPLDEYQQPDISYVKSSTEEVAKYLKKGTMVVLESTTYPGTTEELIKPILEQGSGLKCGENFYLGFSPERVDPGNALYKTKNTPKVVGGIGEDATEVIAAMYRVVLDGDVFEASSPAIAEMEKILENTYRNVNIGLINELAILCDRMKINIWEVVDAAKTKPYGFQAFYPGPGLGGHCIPLDPYYLSWKAREYGFHTSMIESSMMINDRMPEYCIDRASRILNRDKKALNGAKVLALGVAYKQDIDDYRESPALKVIENFEKVGTQIDFYDPFIPEYKYKGKIHKGIEKIDAAVVKKYDLVVITTAHTSIDYNMVQQNAKAIFDTKNALKQIKNRDNIELL from the coding sequence ATGGAAATTAAACAAGAATTAATAAATAAAATCACAAAGAAGCAAATTAAAGTCGGTGTTATAGGCCTAGGCTATGTAGGTCTTCCCTTAGCCGTAGAAAAAGCCAAGGCCGGCTTTAAAACCATCGGCTTCGACGTTCAGGAAGAAAAAGTGAAAATGGTCAATGAAGGCCACAACTACATCGGCGATGTCATCGACGATGACTTAAAAGAATTAGTCAATAGCGGAATGCTCTCTGCAACAACAGACTTTTCTTTCATCAAAGATGCGGATTTTATCGCAATCTGCGTGCCGACACCACTGGATGAATACCAGCAGCCAGACATCAGCTATGTCAAGTCATCAACCGAAGAGGTTGCTAAATACCTGAAAAAAGGAACCATGGTGGTGTTAGAGTCCACGACTTATCCCGGCACCACGGAAGAACTCATTAAACCCATCCTCGAACAGGGTTCGGGTTTAAAATGCGGTGAGAATTTTTATTTAGGCTTTTCACCAGAGCGGGTGGATCCCGGCAATGCGCTTTATAAAACAAAGAACACGCCTAAGGTGGTTGGAGGTATTGGCGAGGATGCCACTGAGGTCATTGCAGCGATGTATCGGGTGGTATTGGATGGAGATGTTTTTGAAGCATCCTCGCCAGCCATTGCTGAGATGGAAAAGATTCTGGAGAACACTTACCGGAATGTCAATATAGGTTTGATTAACGAGTTGGCCATCTTATGTGACCGCATGAAGATCAATATCTGGGAAGTGGTGGACGCGGCTAAGACTAAGCCCTATGGATTCCAGGCCTTTTATCCGGGTCCGGGTTTGGGCGGGCATTGCATCCCGCTCGATCCCTATTATCTGTCGTGGAAGGCTCGGGAGTATGGTTTCCACACCTCCATGATTGAAAGCTCCATGATGATTAATGACCGGATGCCGGAGTATTGTATTGACCGGGCTTCGCGTATTTTAAACAGAGACAAAAAAGCCCTAAACGGCGCGAAGGTCCTTGCACTCGGTGTGGCGTATAAACAGGACATCGACGATTACCGGGAGAGCCCAGCGTTAAAGGTCATTGAAAACTTTGAAAAAGTTGGAACGCAGATTGATTTTTATGATCCTTTTATCCCAGAGTACAAGTATAAAGGTAAAATCCATAAAGGAATAGAAAAAATTGATGCGGCTGTTGTTAAAAAATATGATTTAGTCGTTATTACAACTGCCCACACAAGTATTGATTACAATATGGTACAACAAAATGCAAAAGCTATCTTTGACACTAAGAATGCATTAAAACAAATTAAGAATAGAGACAATATTGAGTTGTTGTAA
- a CDS encoding GNAT family N-acetyltransferase, whose translation MMIDIEKKEKYQIFCDSTYTPIFSQSWWLDITCNGNWDVYLFESGGEVIAAMPYYIHDTHGLKKITKPLLTQNNGIIIKYPKDQKYFKKLHYEEKIINKVCDFIEDLPIDRYEQQYHYSFTNWLPFYWRKYQEITRYTYVIENTQDMNCVWNDFSPNLRNMIRKSEKNNLMIREDLEISAMYEVNKMTFDRQNIEIPYSLKFLIKLDEACKSNNCCKNYYAIDDENRIHAIIYLIWDQQSMYLLLGGSNPELRKSQAYDALIYRGIKLASDLGLKFDFEGSVIKQIEHSFREFGAVQKPYFRIYKDFKKQED comes from the coding sequence ATGATGATTGATATAGAAAAAAAAGAAAAATACCAAATTTTTTGCGATAGTACGTATACACCTATTTTTTCGCAGTCTTGGTGGCTAGATATAACTTGCAATGGTAATTGGGACGTTTACTTATTTGAAAGTGGTGGAGAAGTTATAGCTGCGATGCCGTATTATATACATGATACGCATGGTTTAAAAAAAATTACAAAACCCTTACTTACTCAAAATAACGGTATCATTATAAAATATCCAAAAGATCAAAAGTATTTTAAAAAACTACATTATGAGGAAAAGATTATTAATAAGGTGTGTGATTTTATTGAAGATCTACCCATTGATCGCTATGAACAGCAATATCATTATTCTTTTACGAATTGGCTACCTTTTTATTGGAGAAAATATCAAGAAATTACACGATATACATACGTTATCGAAAATACACAGGATATGAACTGTGTATGGAATGATTTTTCGCCAAACCTACGAAATATGATTCGTAAATCTGAAAAAAATAATTTGATGATCAGAGAAGATTTAGAAATTTCGGCAATGTATGAAGTCAATAAAATGACTTTTGACCGACAAAACATTGAAATACCTTATTCACTTAAATTTTTAATAAAATTGGATGAAGCATGCAAAAGCAATAATTGTTGTAAAAACTATTATGCGATCGATGACGAAAACAGAATACATGCAATCATTTATTTAATTTGGGATCAGCAATCAATGTATTTATTATTAGGTGGTTCCAATCCGGAATTAAGAAAAAGTCAAGCGTATGACGCGCTAATTTATAGGGGAATTAAATTAGCGTCAGACTTGGGACTGAAATTTGATTTTGAGGGCAGTGTCATAAAACAAATTGAGCATTCCTTTAGAGAATTTGGGGCTGTTCAAAAGCCTTATTTTCGAATTTACAAAGACTTTAAAAAACAAGAGGATTAG
- a CDS encoding DegT/DnrJ/EryC1/StrS family aminotransferase, with protein sequence MQFRDLKIQYQHLKKDIDAAIQSVLDNTNFISGAPVTELEEQLAQYVGVKHCETCGNGTDALSLVLMAWDIGPGDAVFVPDFTFFASGEVVAHQGATPVFVDVDEDSFNMDSKRLEEAIQAVLAEGQLTPKVIIAVDLFGLSADYPKIQAIADKYGLKVLEDGAQGLGGAINDKRACSFGDAATTSFFPAKPLGCYGDGGAVFTDDSDLAALINSYKIHGKGSFKYDNVRIGVNSRLDTLQAAILQVKLRAFSDNELQAVNDAAAQYTRKLSGVVKTPIIPEGFLSSWAQYTITLSSASQRDRLQAALKEQGIPTMIYYPKPMHEQAAFKDTPFIKGSCPVTEQLCGRVLALPMHPYLTEENIIKINTTIKNNI encoded by the coding sequence ATGCAATTCAGAGACCTAAAAATCCAATATCAACACCTGAAAAAAGACATCGACGCCGCCATCCAGTCCGTGCTTGACAACACGAATTTTATTTCCGGCGCCCCCGTCACCGAGCTGGAGGAGCAGCTGGCCCAATACGTGGGGGTAAAGCATTGCGAGACCTGCGGCAACGGCACCGACGCGCTATCCCTGGTGCTCATGGCCTGGGACATTGGCCCGGGTGACGCGGTGTTCGTGCCGGATTTCACCTTTTTTGCCTCCGGCGAGGTCGTTGCCCACCAGGGCGCCACTCCCGTGTTTGTAGACGTAGACGAAGATAGTTTTAACATGGATTCCAAAAGGCTCGAAGAAGCTATTCAGGCCGTGCTTGCAGAGGGACAGCTGACCCCAAAAGTCATCATCGCCGTCGACCTTTTTGGCCTGTCGGCCGACTATCCTAAGATACAGGCCATTGCGGACAAATATGGCCTCAAGGTGCTGGAGGACGGCGCCCAGGGCCTTGGTGGGGCAATTAACGACAAACGGGCCTGCAGCTTTGGCGACGCGGCCACCACCTCCTTTTTCCCGGCCAAGCCCTTAGGCTGTTATGGGGATGGCGGCGCTGTCTTTACGGATGATAGCGATCTGGCAGCCCTTATCAACTCTTACAAGATTCACGGCAAGGGCAGCTTTAAGTATGATAATGTGCGCATTGGGGTCAACTCCCGGCTGGACACCCTTCAGGCAGCCATTCTTCAGGTAAAGCTCAGGGCCTTTTCCGATAACGAGCTGCAGGCCGTGAACGATGCGGCAGCCCAGTACACCAGGAAATTGAGCGGCGTGGTCAAAACACCTATTATTCCAGAGGGCTTTTTATCCAGCTGGGCCCAATACACTATCACCCTGTCATCAGCCAGCCAGCGGGACAGGCTGCAGGCCGCGCTTAAGGAGCAGGGGATTCCGACCATGATCTATTATCCCAAGCCCATGCATGAGCAGGCCGCTTTCAAGGACACGCCCTTTATTAAAGGCAGTTGTCCGGTGACTGAGCAGCTTTGCGGGCGGGTTCTGGCGCTGCCCATGCACCCTTATTTGACAGAGGAAAACATTATAAAAATTAATACTACTATTAAAAATAATATATAA
- a CDS encoding glycosyltransferase family 4 protein, whose translation MKILHLNSYYAQGYFYKNLYDEQINQGVDISVFVPVKKNFKKNSFNYGNYTKICPSFNEIDRYFFHIKQKKIKNKLNQEYNIQKFDLIHAHTLFTNGWLAYQTKIDDGIPYLVTVRNTDVNLFLKKLIHLRNLGIKIMTHAEKVIFLSKAYRDEVLKKYIPQQDKDKFLQKCVIIPNGIDNFWFKNIGKPKGYDSNNELKLLYVGEINKNKNIETTIEAVKGLKNNDIEVILSIVGKKNDKKIFDKVMAYDFVHYLGTKSKEDLLSVYREHDIFVMPSIHETFGLVYAEAMSQGLPVIYSIGQGFDGQFCEGDVGFHVKASDYLDLHEKIYIILKKYNDISKRCIELSNKFSWNQIILKINKIYNECLK comes from the coding sequence ATGAAGATATTACATTTAAATTCATATTATGCTCAAGGTTATTTTTACAAAAATCTGTATGACGAGCAAATAAATCAAGGGGTGGATATTAGTGTTTTTGTACCTGTGAAAAAGAATTTTAAAAAAAATAGTTTTAATTATGGTAATTATACCAAAATATGCCCAAGTTTCAACGAAATTGACCGTTATTTTTTCCATATAAAACAAAAAAAAATAAAAAACAAATTAAACCAAGAATATAACATTCAAAAATTTGATTTAATTCATGCACATACTTTATTTACAAATGGATGGCTTGCGTATCAAACTAAAATTGACGATGGTATTCCTTATTTGGTGACAGTAAGAAATACGGATGTAAATCTCTTTTTAAAAAAATTGATTCATTTACGGAACTTGGGGATCAAAATAATGACACATGCAGAGAAAGTGATTTTTTTATCAAAAGCATATCGAGATGAAGTTTTAAAGAAATATATTCCCCAACAAGATAAAGACAAATTTCTGCAAAAATGTGTCATTATTCCAAATGGAATAGATAATTTTTGGTTTAAAAATATCGGTAAACCTAAAGGTTATGATTCCAATAATGAACTTAAATTGTTATATGTTGGAGAGATAAACAAAAATAAGAATATAGAAACAACAATCGAAGCCGTAAAAGGATTAAAAAATAATGACATAGAAGTCATATTGTCGATTGTTGGAAAAAAAAATGATAAAAAGATTTTTGATAAAGTGATGGCATATGATTTTGTACATTATCTTGGTACAAAATCAAAAGAAGATCTACTATCGGTATACCGTGAACATGATATTTTTGTCATGCCTTCCATCCATGAAACATTTGGTTTGGTTTATGCTGAAGCCATGAGTCAGGGGTTGCCGGTTATTTATTCAATAGGGCAAGGGTTTGACGGGCAATTTTGTGAAGGCGATGTAGGATTTCATGTTAAAGCTAGTGATTATTTAGATTTACATGAAAAAATTTATATAATATTAAAAAAATATAATGATATATCTAAAAGATGTATTGAACTAAGTAATAAATTTTCTTGGAATCAAATCATTTTAAAAATAAATAAAATTTATAACGAATGCTTAAAATAA
- a CDS encoding TDP-N-acetylfucosamine:lipid II N-acetylfucosaminyltransferase, producing MYKNKIVHFFKYEKFTKDYINFVNNNFKDEHFFIVFGDKERFDLDFSEYINVKEINSFYIDLGTLKKCYQAKSIILHSLLFPKLLIELFFMKGLVKKATILFWGADLYYYNIRNKSIKKRIYEIIRKSIIKNAKKILTLVKGDYDLAKEWYGIEGTYYDCKYYSPSYSREVLEKLNRTADSKILNIQIGNSATQSNHHIEVLMNLKKFSEENIHIYLPMSYGDFNYREEVEKVAKEWFGEKVTIMKDFYKPEIFNQHLANMDIAIFNNDRQQALGNIYMLICLKAKVYMRSGTSMWDEITNILGCQLEDAVQIEQENFEKFTQKQDVVLEKNSKIMIGYNSLDYAKKIWTKIFDA from the coding sequence ATGTATAAAAACAAAATTGTGCATTTTTTTAAATACGAGAAATTTACTAAGGATTATATAAATTTTGTAAATAATAATTTTAAAGACGAACATTTTTTTATAGTTTTTGGAGATAAGGAAAGATTTGATCTTGATTTTTCAGAATATATAAATGTAAAAGAAATTAATAGTTTTTATATTGATTTAGGTACATTAAAAAAATGTTATCAAGCAAAATCAATTATATTACATAGTTTATTGTTTCCTAAATTATTAATAGAACTTTTTTTTATGAAAGGTTTAGTAAAAAAGGCAACAATACTTTTTTGGGGGGCAGATCTTTATTATTATAATATACGAAATAAATCAATAAAGAAAAGAATCTATGAAATTATCAGAAAGTCTATAATTAAAAATGCAAAAAAAATTCTAACTTTAGTAAAAGGTGATTATGATTTAGCAAAAGAGTGGTATGGGATAGAAGGAACTTACTATGATTGTAAATATTATAGTCCAAGTTATTCCAGAGAGGTGTTAGAAAAACTTAATAGAACAGCTGATTCAAAAATTTTAAACATCCAAATTGGAAACAGTGCAACACAAAGTAATCATCATATAGAAGTGTTAATGAATTTGAAAAAATTTTCAGAAGAAAATATTCATATTTATTTGCCAATGTCTTATGGTGACTTTAACTATCGTGAGGAAGTAGAAAAAGTAGCAAAAGAGTGGTTTGGCGAAAAGGTAACTATTATGAAAGATTTTTACAAACCAGAAATATTTAACCAACATCTGGCCAATATGGATATTGCTATTTTTAATAATGACAGGCAGCAAGCCTTGGGAAATATCTATATGCTCATTTGTTTAAAAGCAAAAGTGTATATGCGAAGTGGCACTAGTATGTGGGATGAAATAACTAACATCTTAGGATGTCAATTGGAAGACGCTGTACAAATAGAACAAGAGAATTTTGAGAAATTCACTCAAAAGCAGGATGTCGTATTAGAAAAAAACTCAAAGATTATGATAGGGTATAACAGTCTTGATTATGCTAAAAAAATTTGGACTAAGATATTTGATGCATAG